The following proteins are co-located in the Acidobacteriota bacterium genome:
- a CDS encoding RNA-binding protein: protein MSKKLFVGSLSWDTTNEGLHEAFAQFGEVTEAKVITDRDTGRSRGFGFVTFSDDEAADKAISAMNGFQLDGRPIRVDVAQDRRGGGGGGGHRGGW, encoded by the coding sequence ATGAGCAAGAAACTGTTCGTAGGAAGTCTGAGCTGGGATACAACCAACGAAGGGCTGCACGAGGCTTTCGCGCAGTTCGGCGAGGTCACCGAGGCCAAGGTGATCACGGACCGCGACACCGGCCGCTCGCGTGGTTTCGGGTTCGTTACCTTCTCCGATGACGAGGCTGCCGACAAGGCGATATCGGCGATGAACGGCTTTCAGCTGGACGGCCGACCGATCCGGGTCGACGTGGCCCAGGACCGGCGTGGTGGCGGTGGTGGCGGCGGCCACCGCGGCGGTTGGTAA